From a region of the Cydia pomonella isolate Wapato2018A unplaced genomic scaffold, ilCydPomo1 PGA_scaffold_130, whole genome shotgun sequence genome:
- the LOC133533219 gene encoding integrator complex subunit 1-like — MEGPLSIRSTQYAHIHVFFYSVLPVQCLCEFLSAGGAGGEAGKAGELAAHLRRTVASSEEGARAVLQYYTQRLAHSHAPTRAQANRGLKLVLTQAEDTAEMDYNADVSPEEWLELLVQLRHWDAVRDEVLARLRAACLAECVPRHLAAYIAFLAEHADTLPLLVLVCS; from the exons atggaAGGCCCGCTCAGTATCCGATCCACTCAGTATGCACacatacatgtttttttctacagTGTGCTACCAGTGCAATGTCTCTGCGAGTTCTTGTCAGCCGGCGGTGCGGGTGGCGAGGCAGGCAAAGCGGGCGAGCTCGCCGCGCACCTGCGGAGGACAGTAGCGTCGAGCGAGGAGGGCGCTCGCGCCGTGCTGCAGTACTACACGCAGCGGCTCGCACACTCGCATGCGCCTACCCGCGCACAAGCCAACAGG GGCCTGAAACTAGTTCTGACGCAGGCTGAAGATACGGCTGAAATGGACTACAATGCAGACGTTAGCCCCGA GGAATGGCTCGAGCTGCTAGTCCAGCTCCGGCACTGGGACGCCGTCCGCGACGAGGTGCTCGCCCGCCTCCGCGCCGCCTGCCTCGCCGAGTGCGTGCCGCGCCACCTCGCCGCTTACATTGCCTTCCTGGCCGAGCACGCTGACACCCTCCCTCTCCTTGTATTGGTATGTAGCTAA
- the LOC133533222 gene encoding uncharacterized protein LOC133533222, with protein sequence MKMNHSWKVFVDPKLIHDAIYGCEFDLWPGPRIHPDDLFPYVYWIMFSVFATNIVNITFSTAACVTSAISFYPPMLLAIDFTQNITVRHICIIVSLLSLFGVLGFFLSMRSHRKAWRNHLQRRKARSMDTQSTTCRKCSRRHHTLLHFTNPNKTTSVPENDTATPSTPETSQTTSTVVYKAEVDSDSEEVILATARIAAKARNGDTIVLRALIDPCSQSNFVTEATAQLLNLERTSVNGKITGISPVPMTTKSQVELNFHAIRNPSHIITAKAYVLRRINSRLPSQELPSDTWPSSEISDLADPHFHKPGSVDVLLGAVVYAHIILGGVVKHNESLVALNSRLGWLVCGEVAPSGHQSHNVIVMHTQVEVDQLLRQFWEIDEYSPNAKPLSQPEMQCEEHFKKTHTRNTDGRYEVRLPFKDEDAPNLGNSRQLALKRLHQMENKFKRRPEFHEEYCKFMNQYESLGHMEVVPETEKKNKAYYLPHHAVLRASSLTTKLRVVFDGSAKPADGNSLNDELLIGPPLQQDIRDLVTRWRQHKYCLVADIQQMYRQILISKQDTDYQRILWRESSEEPIREYRLLTVTYGSSCAPYLAIRTLHQLAEDERGDFPEAELLKTDLYMDDLMTGSSTEEDTQRLQCRLTELFKRGGFLLHKWSSNSEKVLSEIPDSQKALQSSVNIKMDDSVKALGIAWKPQSDIFELVVNLPHDNDVVTKRSVLSAIAKTFDPLGWLAPCVVVLKMFMQKLWLAGLDWDSELPEDLKTEWQTYLTNFEHMQAIQLPRWLGITNNVKIELHGFSDASCAAYAAVIYIRVITDNEIKVNGFWDELWRSTREQTA encoded by the exons ATGAAGATGAACCATTCGTGGAAAGTTTTCGTCGATCCCAAATTGATTCACGATGCCATCTACGGATGTGAGTTCGACCTGTGGCCCGGACCGAGGATCCATCCGGATGACTTGTTCCCGTACGTGTATTGGATAATGTTCAGTGTATTCGCCACCAATATAGTG AATATAACTTTTTCAACGGCCGCCTGTGTAACGTCGGCGATATCGTTCTACCCGCCCATGTTGCTGGCGATCGACTTCACGCAGAACATCACGGTGCGGCATATTTGTATAATAGTGAGTTTGCTGAGCCTGTTCGGAGTGCTGGGGTTTTTCTTGTCGATGCGGAGCCATCGGAAGGCGTGGCGTAACCATTTGCAGCGGCGGAAGGCGCGGAGTATGGATAC GCAGAGCACCACCTGTAGAAAATGTAGTCGACGACATCACACTCTGTTGCACTTCACAAACCCTAACAAGACCACATCAGTGCCTGAAAACGATACAGCAACACCCAGTACACCTGAAACAAGCCAAACCACATCAACCGTAGTTTACAAGGCTGAGGTTGACAGCGACAGTGAAGAAGTTATTTTGGCAACCGCGCGAATTGCAGCTAAGGCAAGGAACGGCGACACGATAGTCTTGAGAGCACTGATTGATCCGTGCTCGCAGTCCAACTTTGTTACTGAAGCGACAGCTCAACTGCTTAATCTCGAGCGCACTTCAGTCAACGGAAAAATCACTGGCATATCTCCTGTACCAATGACAACCAAATCACAAGTTGAATTGAACTTTCATGCCATTAGAAATCCATCACACATAATTACAGCTAAGGCGTACGTCCTTAGACGAATAAATTCGAGATTACCATCACAAGAGCTCCCATCTGATACCTGGCCTTCTTCTGAAATTTCAGACCTTGCGGATCCACACTTTCACAAGCCAGGATCTGTCGACGTGCTCTTAGGTGCCGTTGTATACGCACATATTATTCTTGGTGGAGTAGTAAAACATAATGAGTCTCTGGTCGCTTTGAACTCACGATTGGGCTGGCTGGTATGCGGCGAGGTTGCGCCGTCGGGCCATCAGTCACACAACGTTATTGTTATGCATACACAAGTCGAAGTTGATCAGTTACTACGTCAGTTTTGGGAGATCGATGAATATTCACCAAACGCGAAGCCTCTGTCACAGCCTGAGATGCAGTGTGAAGAGCATTTTAAGAAAACTCACACTCGAAACACTGACGGTCGATACGAGGTTCGCCTACCCTTCAAGGACGAAGACGCTCCAAATTTAGGCAACTCCAGACAACTTGCTTTAAAGCGCTTACATCAGATGGAAAATAAGTTTAAGCGCCGACCCGAGTTTCACGAAGAATACTGCAAGTTCATGAACCAATATGAGTCACTCGGTCACATGGAGGTCGTCCCTGAGACAGAAAAGAAGAATAAAGCTTATTACCTACCACATCATGCTGTTCTTCGTGCCTCGAGCCTCACCACAAAACTGCGCGTAGTTTTTGACGGAAGTGCTAAACCTGCAGATGGAAACTCACTTAACGATGAGCTACTCATCGGCCCACCGCTGCAACAAGATATACGAGATTTAGTAACACGGTGGAGACAACATAAGTACTGTCTAGTAGCCGATATACAACAGATGTACCGACAGATACTTATCTCAAAACAAGACACTGATTACCAGAGAATCTTGTGGCGTGAGTCATCGGAAGAGCCGATTAGAGAATATCGGTTACTTACCGTTACATATGGCAGTTCTTGTGCTCCATATCTTGCCATAAGGACACTTCATCAACTTGCAGAGGATGAACGTGGAGATTTTCCTGAAGCTGAACTTCTCAAAACTGATCTCTATATGGACGATTTAATGACGGGCTCATCTACCGAAGAAGACACTCAACGGCTTCAATGTCGCTTAACTGAACTATTTAAACGTGGTGGTTTTCTTCTACATAAGTGGTCGTCTAATAGTGAAAAAGTTTTAAGCGAGATTCCCGATTCGCAAAAAGCATTACAAAGTTCAGTGAATATTAAAATGGATGATTCGGTGAAAGCTCTAGGCATAGCTTGGAAACCACAAAGTGACATATTTGAACTGGTAGTTAACTTACCTCATGACAACGACGTTGTCACAAAACGAAGTGTGCTATCTGCGATAGCAAAAACGTTTGACCCTCTGGGTTGGCTAGCACCTTGCGTGgttgtattaaaaatgtttatgcaGAAGTTGTGGCTGGCCGGCCTAGACTGGGACTCTGAACTTCCCGAAGACCTGAAAACTGAATGGCAGACTTACCTGACTAACTTCGAACACATGCAGGCCATTCAGCTTCCACGTTGGTTAGGGattacaaataatgtaaaaattgaATTGCACGGCTTTTCTGACGCCTCTTGCGCCGCCTACGCTGCGGTTATTTACATCAGAGTCATCACGGACAATGAGATAAAA GTAAATGGCTTTTGGGACGAATTGTGGCGAAGCACCCGGGAGCAGACGGCGTAA